A single region of the Thermococcus sp. Bubb.Bath genome encodes:
- a CDS encoding PEP/pyruvate-binding domain-containing protein yields MFVRSLSAGGSVDEIGNKAYRLSILARYFNVPTGFVVTTGAYDLWKEEGKLPQEVVEEVKEYFNSPYLLEGKFPVVVRSSATVEDSPKASFAGVFESVTGIKSFDDLIKGIERVFESASSKRVKSYMERMGLSEQPRMAAIVQREIKPEFAGVLFTRSPTEPERALVEFVRGSGEELVGGRKSAERVLLPRNLDEVQDELMKELLTVGLEVECLFGRPQDIEWAYDGTLWILQSREVTVLGQNKEVRGFKNENWHALKGIPASPGVARGRARFVLDDQPPEEAERVFKEGEILVTYVLHAEHYNLFKKAAGIVTKVDSILSHPAIIARELGIPCVVGVDVEAIMEGDEVIVDGGRGIVYVRNPRRVLRGIELWKSTYREDEIVKELKEGYLKALDELSPEGLENAIVRAFSLVRELYPTDKEKALNIYYFINWLMEEETPRLLAESFDVLDVFSRADRGERPRTDEEARLFEIYRLLKAFINYTDERVRDIPGLLFEV; encoded by the coding sequence ATGTTCGTCCGCTCGCTTTCCGCTGGGGGCAGCGTGGATGAAATCGGGAACAAGGCCTATCGCCTTTCGATCCTCGCGAGGTACTTCAACGTTCCTACCGGCTTCGTGGTGACGACAGGGGCTTACGACCTCTGGAAAGAGGAAGGAAAGCTCCCCCAAGAAGTCGTGGAAGAAGTTAAGGAGTACTTCAACTCCCCATATCTCCTCGAAGGAAAGTTCCCAGTCGTGGTGCGCAGTTCCGCGACAGTCGAGGATAGCCCGAAGGCAAGCTTTGCAGGGGTTTTTGAGAGCGTTACGGGGATAAAATCCTTTGACGATTTAATCAAAGGAATAGAGCGGGTCTTTGAGAGCGCCAGTTCGAAGAGGGTTAAATCATACATGGAGCGGATGGGCCTGAGTGAACAGCCGAGGATGGCGGCAATAGTCCAGAGGGAGATTAAGCCCGAGTTCGCTGGCGTGCTCTTCACCCGCTCCCCAACCGAACCGGAGAGGGCTTTAGTCGAGTTCGTAAGAGGGAGCGGCGAGGAGCTTGTGGGTGGGAGAAAAAGCGCCGAGCGAGTTCTGCTTCCGAGAAACCTCGACGAAGTTCAGGATGAGCTCATGAAGGAGCTTCTCACCGTGGGCCTTGAGGTTGAGTGCCTCTTCGGAAGGCCGCAGGATATAGAGTGGGCCTACGACGGGACGCTCTGGATACTCCAGTCGAGGGAGGTAACGGTGCTCGGCCAAAACAAAGAAGTAAGAGGCTTCAAAAACGAAAACTGGCACGCCCTAAAGGGCATCCCCGCGAGTCCTGGGGTGGCGAGGGGCAGGGCGCGGTTTGTTCTCGACGACCAGCCCCCAGAGGAGGCTGAAAGAGTGTTCAAGGAGGGCGAGATACTCGTCACCTACGTCCTGCACGCCGAGCACTACAACCTCTTTAAGAAAGCCGCAGGGATAGTGACGAAAGTGGACAGCATTCTCTCCCACCCTGCGATAATAGCGAGGGAGCTTGGAATCCCGTGCGTGGTAGGGGTTGATGTTGAAGCAATAATGGAGGGGGATGAGGTAATCGTTGATGGGGGCAGGGGTATCGTTTACGTCCGGAACCCGAGGAGGGTGCTGAGGGGCATTGAGCTGTGGAAATCAACCTATCGCGAAGACGAAATCGTGAAGGAGCTAAAAGAGGGGTATCTAAAGGCCCTGGATGAGCTCTCGCCGGAGGGACTGGAAAACGCCATTGTCAGGGCCTTCTCGCTCGTCAGGGAGCTCTATCCCACGGATAAGGAAAAGGCCCTCAACATTTACTATTTCATAAACTGGCTCATGGAGGAGGAGACTCCGAGGCTCCTAGCTGAGAGCTTCGATGTCCTTGACGTCTTTTCTCGCGCGGATAGAGGTGAAAGACCAAGAACCGACGAGGAGGCGAGGCTCTTCGAAATCTACCGGCTCCTAAAGGCCTTCATAAACTACACGGACGAGAGAGTTAGGGACATTCCTGGGCTGCTCTTTGAAGTTTAA
- the purQ gene encoding phosphoribosylformylglycinamidine synthase I, giving the protein MVKFAVVVFPGTNCDFETERAIRKAGAEAERVWYKKSLKDFDGVVLPGGFSYADYLRAGAIAARQGIMEEVKEFAREGRPVLGICNGFQVLTEAGLLPGALRPNKTPRFLCRWVNLRVADAETPFTSLYEPGGVIRMPIAHAEGNYYVDDPSKVRVVFQYSDENGNITEEANPNGSVLNIAAVANERGNVLGTMPHPERASDRFLGSEDGLRLFRSMVEWARE; this is encoded by the coding sequence ATGGTGAAGTTTGCCGTCGTTGTGTTTCCAGGGACGAACTGCGACTTCGAGACGGAGAGGGCTATAAGGAAGGCTGGTGCCGAGGCGGAGCGTGTGTGGTATAAGAAGTCGCTCAAGGACTTCGACGGTGTTGTCCTGCCCGGTGGCTTCAGCTACGCGGATTACTTAAGGGCCGGTGCAATAGCCGCTCGTCAGGGGATAATGGAGGAAGTAAAGGAGTTCGCCCGCGAGGGAAGGCCCGTCCTCGGGATATGCAACGGCTTCCAGGTTCTGACCGAGGCCGGCCTTTTACCGGGGGCGCTGAGGCCGAACAAAACTCCACGCTTCCTCTGCAGGTGGGTTAACCTCCGCGTTGCCGATGCCGAGACACCCTTCACTTCCCTCTACGAGCCCGGGGGTGTCATAAGAATGCCGATAGCGCACGCAGAGGGCAACTACTACGTTGACGACCCCTCAAAGGTTAGAGTTGTTTTCCAGTACAGCGACGAGAACGGCAACATCACGGAAGAAGCTAACCCCAACGGCTCGGTTCTCAACATAGCGGCGGTGGCCAACGAGAGGGGCAACGTTCTCGGCACAATGCCGCACCCGGAGAGGGCGAGCGACCGCTTTTTGGGCAGTGAGGATGGACTGAGGCTCTTCAGGAGCATGGTGGAGTGGGCGAGGGAGTGA
- the purL gene encoding phosphoribosylformylglycinamidine synthase subunit PurL: MFPHEEKIIRERLGREPNEVEKAMLEVMWSEHASYKSSRPLLRLLPTENEHVVLGPGEDAGIVKFDDETWIAVGIESHNHPSAVEPYGGAATGVGGIVRDILCMGARPIALLDPIRFGPLEKERNRYLFEYVVKGIADYGNRIGVPTVGGETEFDESLDNYTLVNVACVGVMRPEHLVHSYVEEAGLKLVLVGNRTGRDGIHGVTFASEELSENAEEEDRSAVQIPDPFTEKLLIEATLEAVYAGKVKALKDLGGGGLTCASSEMAGKKGFGAVIYADRVPQREPNMTPTEVMISESQERMLFAVKPEDVEEIRRIFEKYELEWAVIGEIIEEPRYVVYWNGEKVADLPVGLLADVPVVGWEMKAYDAERDVKTPEIRFSEAFELVWGSPNVLSKRWVWEQYDHEVQGRTVVKPGGDAAVLKINEKYGLAFVADGNPNHSHLNPYHGAIGAVAEVVRNLVSVGARPLALVDNLNFASPERPEVYWSFGETVKGLVEAAKAFGLAYVSGNVSFYNEVVDRPIKPTPVVAGLGKVELEKIPGVGLEDGLLIGVVGVTRRELGGSELYARLGVEGGFTPRVSLDEEKANAEGILEAIRRGLVKAVHDVSRGGIAVALAEMAVAGSAGFAADLSAVPAEGRLSPVETAFSESHGRYIVVFPEENLEALRALFRHFTVIGKAGGSDAVFHWREEELLRRSISELRKIHESLPRLLGEEE, encoded by the coding sequence ATGTTCCCACACGAGGAGAAGATCATCCGCGAGAGGCTCGGGAGAGAGCCGAACGAAGTTGAAAAGGCGATGCTCGAGGTAATGTGGAGCGAGCATGCCTCCTACAAATCGAGTAGGCCCCTTTTGAGGCTCCTTCCAACGGAGAACGAGCACGTCGTTTTGGGCCCGGGAGAGGATGCTGGAATAGTGAAGTTCGACGATGAAACGTGGATAGCGGTTGGAATAGAGAGCCACAACCATCCGAGCGCCGTTGAACCCTACGGAGGAGCTGCTACAGGCGTTGGCGGAATAGTGAGGGACATCCTCTGCATGGGTGCAAGACCCATAGCGCTCCTCGACCCGATCCGCTTTGGGCCGCTTGAGAAGGAGCGCAACCGCTACCTCTTTGAGTACGTCGTGAAGGGCATAGCGGACTACGGCAACAGGATAGGAGTCCCGACGGTTGGAGGCGAAACTGAGTTCGACGAGAGCCTTGACAACTACACGCTCGTAAACGTCGCCTGCGTTGGGGTAATGAGACCTGAACACCTTGTCCACAGCTACGTTGAGGAAGCGGGGTTAAAGCTCGTTCTCGTCGGCAACAGGACGGGGAGGGACGGCATCCACGGGGTGACCTTCGCGAGCGAAGAGTTAAGCGAGAACGCGGAGGAGGAAGACCGCTCGGCGGTGCAGATTCCAGATCCATTCACTGAGAAGCTCCTGATTGAGGCCACGCTTGAGGCCGTCTACGCCGGAAAGGTAAAGGCCCTCAAAGACCTCGGCGGCGGTGGATTAACCTGCGCCTCCTCCGAGATGGCCGGGAAGAAGGGATTTGGCGCGGTGATTTACGCTGACAGAGTGCCCCAGAGGGAGCCAAACATGACACCGACGGAGGTCATGATATCCGAGAGCCAGGAGAGGATGCTCTTTGCTGTCAAACCCGAGGATGTGGAAGAAATCAGGAGGATTTTCGAGAAGTACGAGCTTGAGTGGGCCGTCATAGGTGAAATAATTGAGGAGCCACGCTACGTTGTCTACTGGAATGGAGAGAAGGTCGCGGATCTGCCCGTTGGGCTCCTCGCGGACGTTCCGGTGGTAGGGTGGGAGATGAAGGCCTACGACGCCGAGAGAGACGTGAAAACACCGGAGATAAGATTTTCAGAGGCCTTCGAGCTCGTCTGGGGCAGTCCCAACGTCCTGAGCAAGCGCTGGGTCTGGGAACAGTACGACCATGAAGTCCAGGGCAGGACGGTGGTGAAGCCCGGGGGAGACGCGGCGGTGCTCAAGATCAACGAGAAGTATGGTCTTGCCTTCGTTGCCGATGGGAACCCGAACCACAGCCACCTCAACCCCTACCACGGGGCTATAGGGGCCGTGGCTGAGGTCGTGAGGAACCTCGTCAGCGTCGGTGCCAGGCCCCTGGCCCTCGTGGACAACCTGAACTTCGCATCCCCAGAGAGGCCGGAGGTCTACTGGAGCTTTGGGGAGACCGTGAAGGGTCTCGTCGAGGCGGCGAAGGCGTTCGGGCTGGCCTACGTGAGCGGCAACGTCAGCTTCTACAACGAGGTTGTTGACAGGCCGATAAAGCCCACCCCGGTTGTCGCTGGCCTCGGAAAGGTGGAGCTTGAGAAGATACCTGGGGTAGGCCTTGAAGATGGCCTCTTAATCGGCGTCGTTGGGGTTACGAGGAGGGAACTCGGCGGCTCGGAGCTTTACGCGAGACTCGGGGTCGAGGGCGGCTTCACTCCACGCGTGAGCTTAGATGAGGAAAAGGCGAATGCCGAGGGAATTCTTGAGGCAATCCGCAGGGGCCTTGTTAAAGCCGTCCACGACGTGAGCAGGGGAGGCATAGCGGTTGCCCTGGCGGAGATGGCGGTGGCCGGAAGCGCAGGTTTCGCCGCTGACCTCTCTGCGGTTCCTGCGGAAGGCAGGCTTTCACCCGTGGAGACTGCATTCAGCGAGAGCCACGGGCGCTACATCGTTGTCTTCCCAGAGGAAAACCTCGAAGCACTTAGGGCACTCTTCAGGCACTTCACAGTCATCGGAAAGGCCGGCGGAAGCGACGCGGTCTTCCACTGGAGGGAAGAGGAGCTTCTCAGAAGGTCGATTTCCGAGCTGAGAAAAATCCACGAGTCGCTACCAAGGCTTTTGGGTGAGGAAGAATGA
- the purS gene encoding phosphoribosylformylglycinamidine synthase subunit PurS: protein MKWKVKVIVRLKEGLNDPEGRVIGNALMNLGYAVENLRVPKYFEFELESDEPEKEVEEMCRRLLANPLIHEWEYSVEPVS from the coding sequence ATGAAGTGGAAGGTTAAGGTCATCGTCCGCCTGAAGGAGGGCCTCAACGACCCCGAGGGCAGGGTTATAGGGAACGCGCTGATGAACCTCGGCTACGCCGTTGAGAACCTCCGCGTCCCCAAGTACTTCGAGTTCGAACTTGAGAGCGACGAACCGGAGAAAGAGGTTGAGGAGATGTGCAGGCGCCTCCTGGCGAACCCGCTCATCCACGAGTGGGAGTACAGCGTAGAACCGGTGAGCTGA
- the purT gene encoding phosphoribosylglycinamide formyltransferase 2: MIEPRDELGTAMTDSAQRILLLGSGELGKEVAIEAQRLGVEVIAVDRYSNAPAMQVAHRSYVGDMRNADFLFSVVERENPDAIIPEIEAINLDALFELEKDGYFVVPNARATWIAMHRERTRETLARKAKVPTSRYTYASTPDELYEACEKIGYPCHTKAIMSSSGKGSYFVRSPEDVPKAWEVAKKKARGSAEKLIVEEHIDFDVEITELAVRHYDENGELVTTFPKPVGHYQIDGDYHSSWQPAEISEKAEREVYRIAKRITDVLGGLGLFGVEMFVKGDQVWANEVSPRPHDTGMVTLASHPTGFSEFGLHLRAVLGLPIPGEWVDEYRLFLLLTPAATHVIKANVAGYSPRFRGLAKALGVPNATVRLFGKPEAYPGRRLGVAIAWDRDVGEAKRKAEMVAHSIELRTRSTNWHSQDYEKRKHLI, encoded by the coding sequence ATGATAGAACCCCGTGACGAACTCGGAACCGCCATGACCGACTCCGCCCAGAGGATACTCCTCCTCGGAAGCGGCGAGCTTGGGAAGGAGGTGGCCATCGAGGCCCAGAGGCTCGGTGTTGAGGTTATCGCGGTTGACCGCTACTCCAACGCTCCGGCTATGCAGGTCGCCCACCGCTCCTACGTTGGCGACATGAGAAACGCGGACTTTCTCTTTTCCGTCGTCGAGAGGGAGAATCCAGACGCGATAATCCCTGAGATAGAGGCAATAAACTTGGATGCCCTCTTCGAGCTTGAGAAGGACGGCTACTTCGTCGTCCCGAACGCCAGAGCCACGTGGATAGCGATGCACCGCGAGAGGACGAGGGAGACCCTGGCAAGGAAAGCTAAGGTTCCTACTTCCAGATACACTTATGCCTCAACCCCCGACGAGCTCTACGAGGCCTGCGAGAAGATAGGTTACCCTTGCCACACCAAGGCCATAATGAGTTCCTCCGGAAAGGGCTCCTACTTCGTCAGGAGCCCGGAGGACGTGCCGAAGGCCTGGGAGGTTGCCAAGAAGAAAGCGAGGGGAAGCGCCGAGAAGCTGATTGTTGAGGAGCACATAGACTTCGACGTGGAGATTACGGAGCTGGCGGTGAGGCACTACGACGAGAACGGTGAGTTGGTAACTACCTTCCCGAAGCCAGTCGGTCACTACCAGATTGACGGCGACTATCACTCGAGCTGGCAGCCGGCCGAGATAAGCGAGAAAGCCGAGAGGGAAGTTTACAGGATAGCTAAGCGCATAACCGACGTCCTCGGCGGCCTCGGCCTCTTCGGCGTTGAGATGTTCGTGAAGGGGGATCAGGTGTGGGCAAACGAGGTCTCTCCGAGGCCCCATGACACCGGGATGGTGACCTTGGCCTCTCATCCAACCGGCTTTTCGGAGTTTGGGCTCCACCTGAGGGCGGTTCTTGGACTCCCGATACCGGGCGAGTGGGTAGATGAGTACAGGCTCTTCCTGCTATTAACCCCAGCGGCGACGCACGTCATCAAGGCCAACGTTGCTGGATACTCACCGCGCTTCAGGGGGCTGGCGAAGGCTCTGGGCGTCCCGAACGCTACCGTGAGGCTCTTCGGCAAGCCCGAAGCCTATCCCGGAAGGAGGCTCGGCGTTGCGATAGCGTGGGACAGGGACGTTGGTGAGGCCAAGAGGAAGGCCGAGATGGTGGCCCACTCAATAGAGCTGAGGACGAGGTCTACTAACTGGCACTCCCAGGACTATGAGAAGAGGAAGCACCTTATCTGA
- a CDS encoding M1 family metallopeptidase gives MKVRKVIPVEGHLESGFFGDSAFLRGFELFPMMAHSLINRTTLTVHTEKTTIAPGREVSPNEWVSDYPLDLNAPIVLPVFIGHFENISLGNLTFYYSGISRETAEEYANITWRILQFGTERFGRPPYRRFKVVYAAGMEHMSSSMLDILAYNADIRRYLYGYTYEVAHWWVPGTVVFTGEDWWFNMAFPAYFSLEYAKTVSGEDYISLWNYYVDTYKKWTDYGKKEVPLVDVGNVYMSDIYLAYGVGAYKGALVLEKIENYTGREAFYAALREFFKENRFKEGNLDEFVKLLEQKSGKEVAPFFQNLTTSTGLPT, from the coding sequence ATGAAAGTGCGGAAGGTAATACCCGTTGAGGGGCACCTCGAGAGCGGTTTCTTTGGGGATTCGGCGTTTTTGAGGGGTTTCGAACTCTTTCCAATGATGGCTCACAGCCTGATTAACAGAACGACGTTAACAGTGCACACAGAGAAAACAACCATCGCCCCCGGCCGCGAGGTCTCCCCCAACGAGTGGGTCTCAGATTATCCCCTCGACCTCAATGCACCTATTGTCCTCCCGGTTTTCATTGGGCATTTCGAGAATATCTCCCTGGGAAATCTCACGTTCTACTACTCTGGCATTTCAAGGGAAACCGCCGAGGAATACGCCAACATAACCTGGAGGATACTCCAGTTTGGCACTGAGCGCTTTGGGAGACCCCCCTACAGGAGGTTCAAGGTCGTCTATGCTGCTGGCATGGAGCACATGAGCTCCTCAATGCTCGACATCCTTGCGTACAACGCGGATATTAGGCGGTATCTCTACGGATACACCTACGAGGTGGCCCACTGGTGGGTTCCGGGGACGGTCGTGTTCACTGGAGAAGACTGGTGGTTCAACATGGCCTTTCCAGCGTACTTCAGCTTAGAATATGCGAAAACGGTATCAGGAGAGGATTATATCTCCCTGTGGAACTACTATGTAGATACTTACAAGAAGTGGACAGATTACGGAAAGAAGGAAGTCCCCCTCGTGGACGTGGGAAATGTTTACATGAGTGATATTTACCTGGCATATGGTGTTGGGGCCTACAAGGGGGCGCTCGTCCTGGAGAAGATTGAAAACTACACGGGCAGGGAGGCGTTCTATGCCGCATTGAGGGAGTTCTTTAAAGAGAACAGGTTCAAGGAGGGCAATCTGGATGAGTTTGTTAAACTCCTCGAACAGAAGTCAGGTAAAGAAGTGGCCCCCTTCTTCCAGAACTTAACGACTTCCACGGGTCTGCCGACATAA
- the purM gene encoding phosphoribosylformylglycinamidine cyclo-ligase → MLTYAQAGVDDEKTSKALKGIISLAKGTFEFRKDKIGEPAKDLGHYAALMDFRDFYLAMTTDGVGTKVLVSEAVRKFDTIGIDMIAMNVNDLLCVGAEPVALVDYLAVREPDDEVFSQIAKGLYGGARQAGIAIVGGETAVMPDLINGFDLAGTAIGVVEKGEVITGEEIRPGDTVIGISSSGIHSNGLTLARKLLIPKYGLDYEYEGKKLWEWLLEPTRIYVRAVLELIGNVEVHGLAHITGGGLLNLKRLTSYGFSLEMPQVGGIFKLIHENGVPLEEMFRVFNMGVGMVAAVPWEEKEEALQLLNRHFKSFELGKVVKEPGIRVENYGIKL, encoded by the coding sequence ATGCTGACCTACGCCCAGGCTGGAGTCGATGATGAGAAAACTTCGAAGGCCCTGAAGGGCATAATCTCTCTCGCCAAGGGGACGTTCGAGTTCAGAAAGGATAAAATTGGCGAACCGGCCAAAGACCTCGGACACTACGCGGCCCTGATGGACTTCAGGGATTTCTACCTTGCCATGACGACCGACGGCGTTGGGACGAAGGTTCTCGTATCTGAGGCAGTCAGAAAGTTCGACACGATCGGGATAGACATGATAGCGATGAACGTGAACGACCTGCTCTGCGTCGGGGCGGAGCCAGTGGCCCTCGTTGACTACCTCGCCGTCAGGGAGCCGGACGATGAAGTCTTCTCCCAGATAGCGAAGGGCCTCTACGGGGGGGCGAGGCAGGCGGGGATAGCCATCGTTGGCGGCGAGACGGCAGTCATGCCCGACCTCATAAACGGCTTTGATCTGGCGGGAACGGCCATCGGCGTCGTCGAGAAGGGGGAGGTGATTACGGGGGAGGAGATAAGGCCGGGAGATACAGTTATTGGAATCTCAAGCTCCGGAATCCATTCCAACGGGCTGACCCTCGCAAGGAAGCTCCTGATCCCGAAGTACGGGCTGGACTATGAGTACGAGGGGAAAAAGCTCTGGGAGTGGCTTCTTGAACCAACGAGGATCTACGTTAGGGCCGTTCTTGAGCTGATAGGAAACGTCGAGGTGCACGGCTTGGCCCACATAACCGGAGGCGGCCTCCTCAACCTTAAGAGGCTCACCAGCTACGGGTTCTCCCTTGAAATGCCGCAGGTCGGGGGCATATTCAAACTCATCCACGAGAACGGCGTTCCGCTTGAGGAGATGTTCCGCGTTTTCAATATGGGCGTCGGCATGGTGGCGGCGGTTCCATGGGAGGAGAAGGAAGAAGCCCTCCAGCTCCTAAACAGGCACTTCAAGAGCTTCGAGCTCGGAAAGGTTGTGAAAGAGCCCGGGATAAGGGTCGAGAACTACGGGATAAAGCTTTAA
- a CDS encoding formate--phosphoribosylaminoimidazolecarboxamide ligase family protein — MISRDEILGIIEKYDPEKITVGVIGSHSALDIADGAKEEGLPVLVVAQKGRHRTYTEYFKAKKTRDGLTKGFIDEVLVLEKFSQIIEEQEELVKRNVVFVPNRSFVVYTGIDRVENEFKVPLFGSRNLLRSEERSEEKSYYWLLEKAGLPYPEPVKPEEIDEVGLVIAKLPHAKKRLERGFFTAASYKEFREKAERLIKLGVITGEDLAKARIERYIIGPVFNFDLFYSPLDGEIELLGIDWRFETSLDGHVRLPASQQLTLPEHQFEPEYTVTGHASSTLRESLLEKVFDMAEKYVKATQEYYSPGIIGPFTLQTAVDKDLNFYIYDVAPRTGGGTNIHMAMGHPYGNSLWRKPMSTGRRVALEIKRAVELDELEKIVT; from the coding sequence ATGATAAGCAGGGACGAGATTTTGGGAATCATTGAGAAGTACGACCCGGAGAAAATAACGGTCGGCGTCATCGGTAGCCACTCCGCCCTGGATATAGCGGACGGTGCCAAGGAAGAGGGCCTGCCGGTCCTGGTCGTTGCCCAGAAGGGGAGGCACAGGACTTACACCGAGTACTTCAAAGCCAAGAAGACGAGGGACGGCCTCACGAAGGGCTTCATCGACGAGGTTCTGGTTCTGGAAAAGTTCTCCCAGATAATCGAGGAGCAGGAGGAGCTCGTTAAGAGGAACGTGGTCTTTGTCCCCAACCGCTCCTTCGTGGTCTACACGGGCATTGACAGAGTGGAGAACGAGTTTAAGGTTCCCCTTTTTGGGAGCAGAAACCTACTCAGGAGTGAGGAGAGGAGCGAGGAGAAGAGCTACTACTGGCTCCTTGAAAAGGCGGGCCTGCCCTATCCCGAGCCTGTCAAGCCGGAGGAAATTGATGAGGTGGGCCTTGTCATCGCAAAGCTCCCCCACGCGAAGAAGAGGCTTGAGCGCGGCTTCTTCACGGCGGCGAGTTACAAGGAGTTCCGCGAGAAGGCGGAGCGCTTAATCAAACTCGGCGTCATCACCGGGGAAGACCTCGCAAAGGCCAGGATAGAGCGCTACATAATCGGCCCGGTCTTCAACTTCGACCTCTTCTACTCCCCTCTCGACGGGGAGATTGAGCTCCTCGGAATAGACTGGCGCTTTGAGACGAGCCTTGACGGTCACGTTCGCCTTCCAGCAAGTCAGCAGCTCACCCTCCCGGAGCACCAGTTCGAGCCGGAGTACACCGTTACGGGGCACGCTTCCTCAACGCTAAGGGAGAGCCTCCTTGAGAAGGTCTTCGACATGGCGGAGAAGTACGTCAAGGCCACTCAGGAGTACTATTCACCGGGAATAATCGGGCCGTTCACGCTCCAGACTGCTGTGGATAAGGACCTCAACTTCTACATCTACGACGTTGCCCCGAGAACCGGTGGTGGGACAAACATCCATATGGCGATGGGCCACCCCTACGGAAACTCCCTCTGGAGGAAACCGATGAGCACCGGAAGGAGGGTCGCCTTGGAGATAAAGAGAGCGGTGGAGCTGGACGAGCTTGAGAAGATCGTTACATGA
- the purE gene encoding 5-(carboxyamino)imidazole ribonucleotide mutase yields the protein MKVLVVMGSKSDSHIAEKVTAVLEEFGVPYDVEVASAHRNPKKVEELAKKDYDVFIAIAGLSAALPGVIAAHTTKPVIGVPVSAKLGGLDALLSISQLPPGIPVATVGIDNGKNAAILAVEILALTDEELGKKLEEYREKFRT from the coding sequence ATGAAGGTTCTAGTGGTGATGGGAAGCAAGAGCGATTCTCATATAGCGGAGAAGGTAACGGCGGTTCTCGAAGAGTTTGGCGTCCCCTACGACGTCGAGGTTGCGTCTGCCCACAGGAACCCCAAGAAGGTCGAAGAGCTTGCGAAGAAGGACTATGATGTTTTCATAGCCATAGCCGGCCTGAGCGCCGCCCTTCCGGGTGTCATTGCCGCCCACACAACGAAGCCGGTCATAGGCGTCCCCGTCTCAGCCAAGCTCGGTGGTTTAGATGCCTTGCTCAGCATCTCCCAGCTCCCGCCGGGGATTCCTGTGGCGACGGTCGGAATAGACAATGGGAAGAACGCGGCAATTCTCGCAGTTGAAATTCTCGCCCTCACGGATGAGGAGCTGGGGAAGAAGCTTGAAGAATACAGGGAAAAGTTCAGGACGTGA
- the purC gene encoding phosphoribosylaminoimidazolesuccinocarboxamide synthase, protein MEVYEGKAKKVIPLDEEKVILEFKDDATAFNGEKKAQFGGKGWLNAQISAHLFGVLEKSGIKTHFIGIAGDNRLIAEGLRMYPLEVVVRNVVAGSLKKRLLLAEGTELPEPIVEFYYKDDSLGDPMINQYHAKVLGISEVELKEMERMALKVNEILREYFRERGIILVDFKLEFGKNARGEIVLADEISPDTCRFWDAETKESLDKDVFRFEKGDLIEAYERLYKRLTGEAPNRRLS, encoded by the coding sequence GTGGAGGTTTACGAAGGCAAGGCCAAGAAGGTAATCCCTCTGGATGAAGAGAAGGTTATCCTCGAGTTTAAGGACGATGCAACGGCCTTTAACGGTGAAAAAAAGGCCCAGTTCGGGGGAAAGGGATGGCTCAACGCCCAGATCAGCGCCCACCTCTTTGGGGTTCTTGAGAAGAGCGGCATAAAGACTCACTTCATAGGCATCGCCGGCGACAACAGGCTCATCGCCGAGGGGCTTAGGATGTATCCCCTTGAGGTCGTCGTGAGGAACGTCGTTGCCGGAAGCTTGAAGAAGCGCCTTCTGCTGGCCGAGGGAACCGAGCTCCCAGAGCCGATAGTCGAGTTCTACTACAAGGACGACTCCCTCGGAGACCCGATGATAAATCAGTACCACGCGAAAGTCCTCGGAATAAGCGAGGTCGAGCTCAAAGAGATGGAGAGGATGGCCCTTAAGGTAAACGAGATCCTCCGGGAGTACTTCAGGGAGAGGGGAATAATCCTCGTGGACTTCAAGCTGGAGTTCGGAAAGAACGCGAGGGGCGAGATAGTCCTTGCCGACGAGATAAGCCCGGACACCTGCCGCTTCTGGGACGCCGAAACCAAAGAGAGCCTCGACAAGGACGTCTTCCGCTTTGAGAAGGGGGATTTAATAGAGGCCTACGAGAGGCTCTACAAGAGGCTCACGGGCGAAGCTCCGAATCGTAGATTATCATGA